A region from the Dinoroseobacter shibae DFL 12 = DSM 16493 genome encodes:
- a CDS encoding AbrB family transcriptional regulator encodes MIGIFTAFAVALAGVGLFQWLDLPLPWLLGPIFACLTAAMLGVPMRSLKPINEATRMVLGVAVGATLTPPVLATFPAMWPTLMLVPVMVVAIGLVGVPYFRRLWGYDPATAYYSAMPGGLQDMLLFGEEAGGNVRTLSLIHATRVTVIVVALPFLLKGVWGADLGNPPGASLGVVPVHEMGLMGLCAIVGWWGARRIGLFGAAILGPMIVTGAAAMSGLLENRPPAEAIWAAQFFIGVTIGCKYVGITWGEIRRDLAAGLGFCGILIVLTLIFVEGVYLAGLAPGMETLLAFAPGGQAELTVLALIVGADVAFVVAHHILRIFVVILGAPIVVRMLGDKDAR; translated from the coding sequence ATGATCGGCATTTTCACCGCCTTCGCGGTCGCGCTTGCGGGCGTCGGGCTGTTTCAATGGCTGGACCTGCCGCTGCCCTGGCTTCTGGGGCCGATCTTCGCCTGTCTGACGGCGGCGATGCTGGGCGTGCCCATGCGCAGCCTCAAGCCGATCAACGAGGCGACGCGCATGGTCCTTGGCGTGGCGGTCGGGGCCACGCTGACGCCGCCGGTCCTGGCGACCTTTCCCGCCATGTGGCCGACCCTGATGCTGGTTCCGGTGATGGTTGTTGCGATCGGACTGGTGGGGGTACCTTATTTCCGCAGGCTGTGGGGGTATGATCCGGCCACGGCCTATTACTCGGCCATGCCGGGCGGGTTGCAGGACATGCTCCTTTTCGGGGAGGAGGCGGGGGGCAATGTGCGGACCCTGTCTCTGATCCATGCGACGCGGGTGACGGTGATCGTCGTGGCATTGCCCTTTTTGCTCAAGGGGGTGTGGGGGGCGGATCTGGGCAATCCGCCGGGTGCGTCTCTCGGTGTCGTGCCGGTTCACGAGATGGGTTTGATGGGGCTGTGCGCGATTGTCGGCTGGTGGGGCGCGCGTCGGATCGGGCTGTTCGGCGCGGCCATCCTCGGGCCGATGATCGTGACCGGGGCTGCGGCCATGTCCGGACTTCTGGAGAACCGCCCGCCGGCGGAGGCGATATGGGCCGCGCAGTTCTTCATCGGCGTGACCATCGGCTGCAAATACGTGGGCATCACCTGGGGCGAGATCCGACGCGATCTTGCCGCGGGTCTGGGGTTTTGCGGGATCCTGATCGTGCTGACGCTGATCTTCGTCGAAGGCGTCTATCTCGCCGGTCTTGCGCCGGGAATGGAGACGCTGCTGGCCTTTGCACCGGGGGGGCAGGCGGAGTTGACGGTGCTGGCGCTGATCGTGGGCGCGGATGTGGCCTTCGTGGTGGCGCACCATATCCTGCGGATTTTCGTGGTGATCCTCGGCGCGCCCATCGTGGTGCGGATGCTTGGGGACAAGGACGCGCGCTAG
- a CDS encoding GntR family transcriptional regulator, which translates to MKESSKSSGEAAYGALLDAIHSGEFRPGDRLREESVAERLRLSRTPVREALRRLEAEGVVEHRPRVGAVIRKLSQREIVELYEMRVVLERTAAAMAAKHGAEAEFDALSDLNEAIRAERTHPARAAEINQRFHLGLYHAGRNRFLMDAARALNNSLILLGPTTFTDQARIDQVTAQHTDIVAALRARDSDAASAAAETHLQTSLRHRLRAWDA; encoded by the coding sequence TTGAAAGAATCGTCGAAATCCAGCGGCGAGGCCGCTTATGGCGCGCTGCTCGATGCCATTCACTCCGGCGAGTTCCGCCCGGGGGACAGGTTGCGCGAGGAATCCGTGGCCGAGCGATTGCGCCTGTCGCGCACGCCGGTGCGAGAGGCCCTGCGGCGGCTGGAGGCCGAGGGGGTGGTGGAGCATCGGCCACGGGTGGGCGCGGTCATTCGCAAGCTCTCCCAGCGTGAGATCGTGGAGCTTTACGAGATGCGCGTCGTCCTGGAGCGCACGGCCGCGGCCATGGCGGCCAAGCACGGTGCGGAAGCGGAGTTCGACGCGCTATCAGACCTCAATGAGGCGATCAGGGCCGAGCGGACGCACCCGGCCAGGGCAGCGGAGATCAATCAGCGGTTTCATCTCGGGCTCTATCATGCGGGCCGCAATCGGTTCCTGATGGATGCGGCGCGGGCGCTCAACAACTCGTTGATCCTGCTGGGGCCGACCACCTTCACCGACCAGGCCCGGATCGACCAGGTCACCGCCCAGCATACCGATATCGTCGCGGCCCTGCGGGCGCGCGATTCGGACGCGGCCAGCGCCGCGGCGGAGACACATTTGCAGACCTCCCTGCGGCACCGATTGCGGGCGTGGGACGCATGA